The following nucleotide sequence is from Pirellulales bacterium.
CCACCAGATTCGGCGAAATCGGCTCGGCCGAGCCACGGGCGAACGCCACCAAGCGCCGCTCGGCCCGCCGGCAGATGGTGCGCGCCAGATGCAGCGCCGCCGCCCCTCGCGAGCCGCCGGGCAAGATAAATTCTCGCAGCAGCGGCAAGGATGCTTCGTGCCGATCGATGGCCTGCTCCAACGCCTCGATTTGCGCCGCACCGAGCACCGCCAGAGCATGCGCCGCCGGATTCGGCGTCGCCAACTCAGCCCCGAGGTTGAACAACTCGTTCTGAATGCGAGCCAACAGCGAGTCGATCTCCGGCGGCAATTCTTCGGCCCTGGCGATGCCGACAGCGGAATTCAATTCGTCGACGGCCCCATACGCTTCAATTCGCGGATCGTCTTTGGCCACGCGCGGTCCGCCGAACAGGCCGGTTTCACCAGTATCGCCCGTCT
It contains:
- a CDS encoding cob(I)yrinic acid a,c-diamide adenosyltransferase gives rise to the protein MKIYTKTGDTGETGLFGGPRVAKDDPRIEAYGAVDELNSAVGIARAEELPPEIDSLLARIQNELFNLGAELATPNPAAHALAVLGAAQIEALEQAIDRHEASLPLLREFILPGGSRGAAALHLARTICRRAERRLVAFARGSAEPISPNLVVYLNRLGDLLFVLTRAANAAAGVADVPWRKRS